One window from the genome of Ammoniphilus sp. CFH 90114 encodes:
- the carB gene encoding carbamoyl-phosphate synthase large subunit: MPLLANIKKVLVIGSGPIVIGQAAEFDYAGTQACEALKEEGLEVVLINSNPATIMTDTNMADKVYIEPLTVEFVSRVIRQEKPDGLLATLGGQTGLNLAKELAEAGILEEEGVVLLGTDLEAITKAEDRDLFRALMYEINEPVPESDIITTVEDAVAFANRIGYPIIVRPAYTLGGTGGGIVHDEESLRETVASGLKYSPITQCLVEKSIAGFKEIEYEVMRDNKGNSIVVCNMENVDPVGIHTGDSIVVAPSQTLSDREYQMLRSASLKIINALNIKGGCNVQLALDPYSFNYYIIEVNPRVSRSSALASKATGYPIAKMAAKIAVGYTLDELENPVTKRTSACFEPSLDYVVTKIPRWPFDKFISANRKLGTQMKATGEVMAIGRTFEESILKAVRSLEVGAYHLELKEAKDVSQEELERRLAVADDERIFLLMEAFRRGMTRDQIHELTKIDHFFLVKFERIVAFESKLQNESLDFELLREAKRLGFVDRKIAELTGLTEADLRKQRKEQGLVPVYKMVDTCAAEFEAETPYYYSTYEEEDEREETGKKRVIVLGSGPIRIGQGIEFDYATVHAVWAIKEAGYEAVIVNNNPETVSTDFNTSDRLYFEPLFIEDVLNIIDAEKPEGVIVQFGGQTAINLAEALVQNGVRILGSDLESIDTAEDREKFEKLLRQLNIAQPLGKTVTNVDAAVETANQLGYPVLVRPSYVLGGRAMEIVYNEKELLSYMEQAVKINPQHPVLIDRYMLGREVEVDAICDGVDVLIPGIMEHIERAGVHSGDSIAVYPPQSISPELKDQIIKITTEIALGLKVKGLVNIQFVIHDNQVYVIEVNPRASRTVPFLSKVTGIPMANLATKVIMGHTIVGEGFTPGYHPEAEHISVKVPVFSFAKLRRVDITLGPEMKSTGEVMGRDKNLSKAIYKGLVASGMKIPVHGSVLVTVADKDKDEAMELIRGFYDLGFKLMATSGTAAMLEEAGFSVTTVNKVTEGTPNLLDRIRNGEASIVINTLTKGKTPERDGFRIRREAVENGVVCLTSLDTARALLRVIETITFGTESMPSFIQPKREAVIHG, from the coding sequence ATGCCATTACTCGCTAATATAAAGAAAGTTCTTGTGATTGGTTCCGGCCCTATTGTAATTGGACAAGCAGCCGAGTTTGATTATGCCGGCACACAAGCTTGTGAAGCTCTTAAAGAAGAAGGATTAGAGGTTGTCCTGATCAATAGTAATCCTGCAACCATTATGACCGATACGAATATGGCAGATAAGGTTTACATTGAGCCTCTTACTGTAGAGTTTGTTTCTCGTGTCATTCGTCAAGAGAAACCTGATGGATTATTGGCTACCCTTGGTGGACAGACCGGCTTGAACTTAGCGAAGGAATTGGCTGAGGCGGGTATCTTGGAAGAAGAGGGAGTTGTTCTTCTCGGTACTGACCTAGAGGCTATTACCAAAGCAGAGGACCGTGATTTATTCCGTGCTCTAATGTATGAAATAAACGAGCCTGTACCAGAAAGTGACATTATCACCACCGTTGAGGACGCTGTAGCTTTCGCTAATCGCATCGGCTATCCGATTATTGTCCGACCAGCTTATACGCTAGGTGGAACCGGAGGCGGTATCGTTCATGATGAGGAGAGCCTTCGTGAAACGGTAGCGAGTGGATTGAAGTACAGCCCAATCACTCAATGTCTAGTGGAGAAGAGTATTGCTGGCTTTAAAGAAATCGAGTATGAAGTCATGCGTGATAACAAAGGGAATTCCATTGTGGTTTGTAATATGGAAAATGTGGATCCTGTCGGTATTCACACGGGAGACAGTATCGTTGTGGCACCGAGCCAAACTTTATCTGACCGGGAATACCAAATGTTGCGTTCGGCTTCCCTTAAAATTATCAATGCATTAAACATTAAAGGCGGATGTAACGTTCAGTTAGCTTTAGATCCGTACAGCTTTAATTACTATATTATTGAAGTAAATCCGCGTGTAAGCCGTTCTAGTGCCTTGGCTTCTAAGGCTACTGGTTACCCGATTGCCAAGATGGCAGCAAAAATTGCGGTTGGATATACCTTGGATGAATTAGAAAACCCAGTTACGAAGCGTACCTCTGCTTGCTTTGAACCATCTCTTGACTACGTGGTAACGAAGATACCAAGATGGCCATTTGATAAGTTTATTTCAGCTAACCGTAAACTTGGAACCCAGATGAAGGCTACCGGTGAGGTTATGGCCATTGGACGAACCTTTGAGGAGTCTATCCTTAAAGCCGTTCGTTCTCTTGAAGTGGGTGCCTACCACTTAGAGTTAAAAGAGGCTAAGGATGTTTCTCAGGAAGAATTGGAGAGAAGACTCGCTGTAGCTGATGACGAGCGGATCTTCTTGCTGATGGAGGCCTTCCGCCGAGGAATGACAAGAGACCAAATTCATGAATTAACAAAGATTGACCACTTCTTCCTAGTCAAGTTTGAACGCATCGTTGCATTCGAATCCAAGCTTCAGAATGAATCTTTAGATTTCGAACTTCTTCGTGAAGCTAAGCGTCTTGGATTTGTAGACCGAAAAATTGCGGAATTAACAGGTTTAACAGAAGCTGACTTGCGTAAACAGCGTAAGGAACAAGGTCTTGTGCCTGTATATAAGATGGTGGATACTTGCGCGGCTGAGTTTGAAGCTGAAACTCCTTATTACTATTCTACTTATGAAGAAGAAGATGAGCGCGAAGAAACAGGGAAGAAGCGAGTCATCGTCCTTGGCTCTGGACCGATTCGTATCGGACAAGGAATTGAGTTCGACTATGCGACAGTACATGCGGTATGGGCGATTAAAGAAGCCGGGTATGAGGCCGTTATCGTCAACAACAACCCAGAAACAGTATCAACAGACTTTAATACCTCCGATCGCTTGTACTTCGAGCCATTATTTATTGAAGATGTATTAAATATTATTGATGCGGAGAAGCCAGAGGGCGTCATTGTCCAATTCGGTGGACAGACAGCGATCAACTTAGCAGAAGCTCTTGTTCAAAATGGGGTTCGAATTCTAGGTTCAGATCTAGAAAGTATTGATACCGCAGAAGACCGTGAAAAGTTTGAGAAATTGCTTCGTCAATTAAACATTGCCCAACCGTTAGGCAAAACAGTCACTAATGTGGATGCTGCAGTAGAAACAGCGAATCAGCTAGGATATCCTGTCCTCGTTCGTCCATCTTATGTCTTGGGCGGCCGCGCAATGGAGATTGTTTACAACGAAAAAGAGCTTTTAAGCTATATGGAGCAAGCTGTAAAGATCAATCCTCAGCACCCCGTGTTAATTGACCGTTATATGTTGGGAAGAGAAGTGGAAGTCGATGCGATCTGTGATGGAGTAGACGTACTTATCCCTGGAATCATGGAGCATATCGAACGTGCAGGGGTTCACTCCGGTGACTCGATTGCGGTATATCCTCCGCAAAGCATCAGTCCTGAATTGAAAGACCAAATTATTAAAATTACAACGGAAATTGCTTTGGGCTTAAAAGTAAAAGGTTTAGTGAATATCCAGTTCGTTATCCATGATAATCAAGTGTATGTTATTGAAGTAAACCCACGTGCCTCTAGAACCGTTCCATTCCTAAGCAAGGTAACGGGTATTCCGATGGCTAACTTAGCAACGAAGGTGATTATGGGACACACTATTGTGGGCGAAGGCTTTACTCCTGGATATCATCCTGAGGCAGAGCATATCTCGGTTAAGGTTCCTGTGTTTAGCTTTGCGAAGCTGCGTCGTGTAGACATTACACTTGGACCTGAGATGAAGTCAACGGGTGAAGTGATGGGACGTGACAAGAACTTGTCTAAGGCCATCTATAAGGGATTAGTCGCTTCCGGAATGAAGATTCCTGTACATGGAAGTGTACTTGTTACCGTAGCTGATAAAGACAAAGATGAAGCAATGGAACTGATTCGAGGCTTCTATGATCTTGGCTTTAAACTAATGGCTACGAGCGGAACGGCAGCTATGCTTGAAGAGGCAGGTTTCTCTGTTACAACCGTAAACAAAGTCACAGAAGGTACACCGAATCTCTTAGATCGTATTCGTAATGGGGAAGCAAGTATCGTCATCAATACCCTAACTAAAGGAAAAACACCTGAACGTGACGGTTTCCGTATTCGTCGCGAGGCTGTAGAAAATGGAGTGGTATGTCTGACTTCCCTTGATACCGCAAGAGCTCTTCTGCGTGTCATTGAGACCATTACATTTGGTACGGAATCTATGCCGTCCTTTATCCAGCCAAAACGGGAGGCAGTAATTCATGGATAA
- a CDS encoding dihydroorotate dehydrogenase electron transfer subunit has product MDKGFLKVISNEPVADRVFRIRLQGDLVKLMDSPGQFLHVKCGPGIDPLLRRPISICDVNLETATLDMIYRAEGSGTKILSESVPGAEIDILGPLGNGFPIQHRKEGEHALLIGGGVGVPPLLYLGKRLVAMGVKVTSVIGFGTAEQVFLEEELGQLGEVYVTTIDGSKGHQGLVTHLLNDQYGLGDDAWDVLYSCGPFPMLKALQDRYSGTDKEGYLSLEQRMGCGVGACLACVCPSAEGSKKSYYKICSDGPVFELRKVVLS; this is encoded by the coding sequence ATGGATAAAGGATTTCTGAAAGTAATAAGTAATGAGCCAGTGGCGGACCGGGTTTTCCGGATCCGCCTTCAAGGCGACTTGGTGAAGTTAATGGATTCCCCTGGACAATTCCTTCATGTGAAGTGCGGCCCTGGGATCGATCCCCTTCTACGCCGACCTATAAGCATTTGCGATGTGAATCTAGAAACAGCCACCCTAGACATGATTTATCGTGCTGAGGGATCTGGAACCAAGATCTTAAGTGAATCCGTTCCTGGTGCAGAAATTGATATCCTAGGTCCTTTAGGAAATGGATTTCCTATTCAGCATCGTAAAGAAGGGGAGCATGCCTTGCTCATCGGTGGGGGTGTAGGGGTTCCGCCTTTATTGTATTTAGGTAAACGCTTGGTTGCTATGGGAGTGAAAGTGACAAGTGTGATCGGGTTTGGTACTGCTGAACAGGTGTTTCTAGAAGAAGAACTCGGGCAGTTAGGAGAAGTCTATGTAACGACGATAGATGGATCCAAGGGACATCAAGGTTTAGTCACGCACTTATTAAACGATCAGTATGGATTGGGGGATGACGCCTGGGATGTTCTTTATTCCTGTGGCCCGTTCCCGATGTTGAAGGCTCTACAAGATCGCTATAGCGGGACGGATAAAGAAGGATATCTTTCACTTGAACAGCGTATGGGCTGCGGAGTAGGTGCTTGTCTCGCGTGTGTATGCCCGTCTGCAGAGGGTTCAAAGAAATCCTATTATAAGATTTGCTCAGATGGTCCTGTGTTTGAGCTTAGGAAGGTGGTGTTATCATGA
- a CDS encoding dihydroorotate dehydrogenase, which produces MTTSRLEVNIAGITMKNPVMPASGCFGFGREYSKFYDLNKLGAIAVKATTVEERQGNPTPRVAETPGGMLNAIGLQNPGVEQVIAEELAWLEQYKELPVVVNIAGTTTEDYVEVAERISQVSNVSALELNISCPNVKCGGITFGTDPVIAAELTKEIKKVSKVPVFVKLSPNVTDVVSIAKAVEEAGADGLSMINTLLGMRIDLRTRKPILANQVGGLSGPAIKPVAIRMIWQVSQQVKIPIIGMGGIGSAEDVIEYFLAGASAVAVGTANFVDPYACPTIIDDLEAWLDKMGVHSINELIGAGWK; this is translated from the coding sequence ATGACCACTTCCCGTCTAGAGGTTAATATAGCAGGAATTACGATGAAAAATCCGGTCATGCCGGCTTCAGGTTGTTTTGGGTTCGGTCGGGAGTACTCCAAGTTTTATGACCTAAATAAGCTTGGAGCCATTGCAGTAAAAGCGACGACCGTAGAAGAGCGCCAAGGCAATCCTACTCCTCGTGTGGCGGAGACGCCAGGGGGAATGCTTAACGCTATTGGCCTACAGAATCCAGGGGTTGAACAAGTCATAGCAGAAGAACTCGCATGGCTGGAACAATATAAAGAGCTTCCGGTAGTCGTTAACATTGCCGGGACAACAACGGAAGACTATGTTGAAGTAGCAGAGCGAATTTCTCAGGTAAGCAATGTGTCCGCGTTGGAGCTCAATATCTCTTGTCCTAATGTAAAATGCGGGGGAATAACGTTTGGAACGGATCCTGTCATTGCAGCTGAGTTGACGAAGGAAATCAAGAAGGTTAGCAAGGTTCCCGTGTTTGTCAAACTGTCTCCGAATGTAACGGACGTCGTATCTATTGCCAAGGCAGTAGAGGAAGCCGGTGCTGATGGATTAAGCATGATCAATACGTTACTTGGAATGCGCATTGACTTACGCACAAGAAAGCCGATCTTAGCCAACCAAGTTGGAGGCTTGTCTGGACCTGCTATTAAGCCGGTTGCCATCCGCATGATCTGGCAAGTAAGTCAGCAGGTTAAGATTCCGATTATCGGAATGGGCGGAATCGGATCGGCTGAGGATGTTATTGAGTACTTCCTTGCAGGAGCATCGGCTGTGGCTGTAGGGACCGCTAACTTCGTAGATCCTTATGCTTGTCCAACCATTATTGATGATCTAGAAGCTTGGTTAGATAAAATGGGAGTTCACTCCATAAATGAACTGATTGGAGCCGGTTGGAAATGA
- the pyrF gene encoding orotidine-5'-phosphate decarboxylase has protein sequence MTVKDRIIIALDYSKAEEALACANKLQGTASYVKVGMQLYYGAGPTVVGRLKDMGFKVFVDLKVHDIPNTAKGAMKSLAALGVDMVNVHAAGGKEMMMAAREGLEQGAGKGRQPLLIGVTQLTSTTQETMNQQIGITGSIADCVKHYAILAKEAGLDGVVASPLEVPLVKESCGDSFITVTPGIRPAGADVGDQKRITTPEMAFELGSDYIVIGRPVTQAADPAAAMSQIIENSEG, from the coding sequence ATGACGGTGAAGGATCGAATCATAATAGCGCTAGACTACTCCAAGGCTGAAGAAGCATTAGCGTGTGCCAATAAACTGCAGGGAACAGCGAGCTATGTCAAGGTAGGGATGCAGCTCTACTATGGCGCTGGACCAACTGTTGTTGGCCGCTTAAAGGACATGGGTTTTAAAGTATTCGTCGATCTTAAGGTCCATGATATTCCGAATACAGCGAAGGGAGCGATGAAAAGTCTAGCGGCTCTTGGTGTAGACATGGTAAACGTCCACGCAGCTGGCGGTAAGGAAATGATGATGGCAGCACGTGAGGGATTAGAACAAGGGGCGGGCAAGGGTCGTCAACCGTTGTTAATCGGCGTAACGCAACTGACGAGCACAACACAAGAAACGATGAACCAACAGATCGGCATAACAGGTTCCATTGCGGATTGTGTAAAGCACTATGCCATACTAGCAAAGGAAGCAGGCCTCGATGGCGTGGTCGCTTCTCCACTTGAAGTTCCCTTGGTGAAAGAAAGCTGTGGGGATTCATTTATCACGGTCACCCCCGGCATTCGTCCAGCCGGAGCAGATGTAGGGGACCAAAAACGGATTACAACGCCTGAGATGGCCTTTGAATTAGGTTCAGATTATATTGTCATTGGCAGACCCGTGACTCAAGCAGCAGACCCTGCTGCTGCGATGTCGCAAATCATAGAGAATAGTGAGGGATAA
- the pyrE gene encoding orotate phosphoribosyltransferase: MEQREKQIAKQLLEIGAVHLRPDNPFTWTSGLRSPIYCDNRMTMSYPEVRASVARAFAELVREKYPEAEVIAGTATAGIPHAAWVANELELPMIYVRDKAKGHGRNNQIEGVLREGQKVVVIEDLISTGGSSIKAADAVKEAGGQVLSVLAIFSYQFDKAEKAFSDAGYPMDTISNYTALLEQAKEQGILQEEQVTELAGWRLNPEAYTAKWNS, translated from the coding sequence ATGGAACAGCGTGAAAAACAGATCGCAAAACAATTACTAGAGATTGGTGCTGTGCATCTTCGTCCGGATAACCCTTTTACATGGACTTCAGGACTTAGATCCCCTATCTACTGCGATAATCGCATGACCATGTCTTATCCAGAAGTACGTGCTTCTGTAGCTCGTGCCTTTGCAGAACTTGTTCGAGAGAAGTATCCCGAGGCAGAGGTCATTGCAGGTACAGCCACGGCGGGGATTCCTCACGCGGCATGGGTAGCGAATGAGCTTGAATTGCCGATGATCTATGTTCGTGACAAAGCGAAAGGCCACGGCCGCAACAACCAGATTGAGGGTGTACTGCGTGAGGGCCAGAAGGTAGTTGTAATCGAAGATTTAATTTCGACTGGTGGCAGCTCTATTAAGGCTGCAGATGCCGTAAAAGAGGCTGGTGGACAGGTGTTGTCTGTTTTAGCTATTTTCTCCTATCAGTTTGATAAAGCAGAAAAGGCCTTTAGCGATGCTGGTTATCCAATGGACACCATCAGTAATTATACTGCGTTACTAGAGCAGGCGAAGGAACAAGGAATTCTACAAGAGGAACAGGTCACCGAGTTAGCGGGGTGGAGACTAAATCCTGAAGCGTATACGGCAAAGTGGAATAGTTAG